In Hevea brasiliensis isolate MT/VB/25A 57/8 chromosome 13, ASM3005281v1, whole genome shotgun sequence, a single genomic region encodes these proteins:
- the LOC131171978 gene encoding putative UPF0481 protein At3g02645 has protein sequence MEIEETSSRKQMSDQVSLDIEKLERCMRSEMKSLHRLSDQCCIYRVPVQLRELNEKAYTPRVVSIGPLHYGKEEFRAMEEHKKRYLFDFLNRSGVSLLEFIKATETCETELRNCYAENIQFPREDFVKMMLTDAAFLIEYFLKRYFGGWPKADRIFRKQRLTNNIRYDILLLENQVPFFFLEKLLNLSKVGISIVELIQCFFTREVIRLSLKLKNLSEKSFQALHLVDFLRICLQPSNPTPNKKYRNLSTPTITHLHQAGVKFESSSSHCLLDIKFEKGILYIPEWKITDHTETLLRNILAFEQCHSSDNYTSDYVIIMDFLINDEEDVELLIQNGIIENWLQDNQAVATFVNSLGNQTLVGEYFYFSDLVKDLNAYCKIPRNKWKATLKQKYFNNPWTIISVIAASFLLMLTVIQTVCSILQVG, from the coding sequence ATGGAGATTGAGGAAACATCATCAAGGAAGCAGATGAGTGACCAGGTTTCACTTGATATTGAAAAATTAGAAAGGTGTATGAGAAGCGAGATGAAAAGCTTGCATCGTTTATCAGATCAATGTTGCATATATAGAGTTCCTGTGCAACTACGCGAGTTAAATGAAAAAGCCTACACCCCTCGAGTAGTCTCCATTGGCCCGCTTCACTATGGGAAGGAGGAATTTCGAGCAATGGAAGAGCATAAAAAAAGGTACCTGTTTGATTTTTTAAATAGGAGCGGGGTAAGCTTGTTGGAGTTCATTAAAGCCACTGAGACATGTGAGacagaattgagaaattgttatgCAGAAAACATTCAATTTCCCAGAGAGGATTTTGTGAAAATGATGTTAACAGATGCGGCTTTTTTGATTGAGTACTTTCTAAAAAGATATTTCGGTGGCTGGCCAAAAGCAGATCGTATATTCAGAAAACAACGACTTACAAACAATATAAGGTATGACATATTGTTACTTGAGAATCAggttcctttcttcttccttgagaaGTTATTGAATCTATCTAAGGTTGGAATTTCCATAGTTGAGTTGATCCAGTGTTTTTTCACTCGTGAAGTTATAAGGCTATCTCTAAAGCTAAAAAACTTATCGGAGAAGAGCTTTCAAGCGCTGCATCTTGTTGACTTCCTAAGAATATGTCTGCAGCCATCAAACCCAACTCCAAACAAAAAATATAGAAATTTATCCACACCCACTATTACGCATCTCCATCAAGCGGGAGTGAAGTTTGAATCCAGTTCAAGCCATTGCCTACTTGACATAAAATTTGAAAAGGGAATTTTGTATATTCCAGAATGGAAAATTACAGATCATACAGAAACTTTACTTAGGAATATATTGGCCTTTGAGCAGTGCCATTCGTCTGACAACTATACCAGTGACTATGTTATTATCATGGATTTTCTTATTAACGATGAAGAGGATGTCGAACTACTCATTCAAAATGGAATCATAGAAAACTGGCTGCAGGATAACCAAGCCGTAGCAACCTTTGTCAACAGTCTTGGCAATCAGACTCTTGTGGGTGAGTATTTCTATTTTTCTGATCTCGTTAAAGATCTTAACGCGTACTGCAAGATCCCTAGGAACAAGTGGAAGGCAACCTTGAAGCAAAAGTATTTCAATAATCCATGGACTATTATCTCTGTTATAGCAGCTTCTTTTCTCCTCATGCTCACTGTCATCCAAACAGTATGTTCCATCCTTCAAGTGGGCTAA